From a region of the Pseudanabaena sp. ABRG5-3 genome:
- a CDS encoding alpha-ketoacid dehydrogenase subunit beta has protein sequence MAEVTFFNALREAIDEEMERDPAVYVLGEDVGHYGGSYKVTKDLYKKYGDLRLLDTPIAENSFTGLAIGSAMTGLRPIVEGMNMGFLLLAFNQISNNAGMLRYTSGGNFKIPIVIRGPGGVGRNLGAEHSQRLETYFQAVPGIKMVACSTPYNAKGLLKSAIRNDNPILFFEHVLLYNLKEDIPDEEYLLPLDKAEIVREGSDVTILTYSRMRYHVLKAVETLVDKGYDPEVIDLISLKPLDLETIVTSLRKTHRIVIVEEGMRCASIGSEIIASINDHYFDELDAPIVRLAALDVPTPYNGGLENLTIPQPEDVIAAVEKLLA, from the coding sequence ATGGCAGAGGTTACTTTTTTTAACGCCCTCAGAGAGGCGATCGATGAGGAAATGGAGCGCGATCCAGCCGTTTATGTTCTAGGCGAAGACGTGGGGCATTATGGCGGCTCCTACAAAGTAACCAAAGACCTTTACAAGAAATACGGTGACTTGCGCCTACTCGATACCCCGATCGCTGAAAACAGTTTTACAGGCTTAGCGATCGGCTCAGCGATGACAGGCTTGCGCCCCATCGTTGAAGGCATGAACATGGGCTTCTTGCTACTCGCCTTTAACCAAATTTCTAACAACGCAGGGATGCTGCGCTATACCTCTGGTGGTAACTTCAAAATCCCCATCGTCATTCGTGGTCCTGGTGGTGTCGGTCGCAACCTCGGTGCAGAACATTCCCAACGTCTTGAAACATATTTCCAAGCAGTACCAGGGATTAAGATGGTGGCTTGTTCCACGCCTTACAATGCTAAAGGTTTACTAAAATCGGCAATTCGCAACGATAACCCGATTCTATTCTTCGAGCATGTGTTGTTGTATAACCTCAAGGAAGATATTCCCGATGAGGAGTATTTACTGCCCCTAGATAAGGCGGAAATCGTGCGTGAAGGTAGCGATGTCACGATTCTCACCTATTCGAGAATGCGCTATCACGTTCTCAAAGCCGTTGAGACTCTCGTTGATAAGGGCTACGATCCTGAAGTAATTGACTTGATTTCCTTGAAGCCTCTCGATCTGGAAACTATCGTCACTTCCTTACGGAAAACCCATCGCATTGTCATCGTTGAAGAAGGAATGCGATGCGCCAGTATCGGTTCCGAAATCATCGCTTCGATCAATGACCATTACTTTGATGAGTTAGACGCGCCGATTGTGCGTCTTGCCGCTTTGGATGTACCTACTCCCTATAATGGTGGATTGGAAAACCTAACAATTCCTCAACCTGAAGATGTAATTGCGGCAGTTGAGAAGTTACTAGCTTAG